In the Flavobacterium sp. J372 genome, one interval contains:
- a CDS encoding sigma-54 dependent transcriptional regulator, translated as MAIRILVVDDDTAFCIMLKTFLQKKGFEVVNAFTAADAQRELSQNYFDIVITDIRLPDSDGLAILRYVKENSFGTQVILMTGYTDIKTAVNAMKLGAYEYVGKPINPDEILHTINQALKKQETGENNSTQKETKAKPIQPFVKGVSPDAKQLQEHIKLVAPTNMSVLIIGDSGTGKEHIAHSIHSQSKRSSQPYVAVDCGAIPKELATSEFFGHIKGSFTGAIGDKTGHFEAANGGTLFLDEVGNLSYEVQVQLLRALQERKIKPVGSSNEIQVDIRVVAATNEDLTEAVKRGDFREDLYHRLNEFNIRVPRLADRKQDIMVFANHFLAVANAELEKEVEGFSEEVTTLFKNYEWPGNLREMKNIIKRSVLLAKGDTIAIDVLPAEMSAQQNQPLYSYSKSNEEQAIKDALEKADYNKSKAAKLLDIDRKTLYNKLKLYNIDL; from the coding sequence ATGGCTATACGTATACTGGTTGTTGATGATGACACTGCTTTTTGTATAATGCTGAAGACCTTTTTACAAAAGAAAGGCTTTGAGGTTGTAAATGCTTTTACGGCTGCTGACGCGCAAAGAGAACTATCACAAAACTATTTTGATATTGTAATTACTGATATTCGCCTTCCCGATAGTGATGGCCTTGCCATACTACGGTATGTAAAAGAAAATTCTTTTGGTACACAGGTAATTTTAATGACAGGGTATACAGATATCAAAACTGCCGTGAATGCCATGAAACTAGGAGCCTATGAATATGTAGGCAAACCTATTAACCCGGATGAAATTCTGCATACTATTAACCAGGCTCTAAAAAAGCAGGAGACCGGTGAAAACAATTCAACACAAAAAGAAACTAAAGCTAAACCTATACAGCCATTTGTAAAAGGTGTCAGCCCTGATGCAAAGCAGCTTCAGGAACATATAAAGCTGGTGGCGCCAACCAATATGTCTGTGCTTATAATAGGTGACAGCGGCACAGGCAAAGAGCATATAGCACACTCCATACATTCTCAAAGCAAACGCAGCAGCCAGCCTTATGTAGCGGTTGACTGTGGGGCAATACCAAAAGAACTCGCTACGAGTGAATTTTTCGGACATATTAAGGGATCGTTTACAGGGGCAATTGGTGATAAGACAGGACATTTTGAGGCGGCCAATGGCGGTACTTTGTTTCTTGATGAAGTAGGTAATCTTTCTTATGAAGTGCAGGTACAGCTATTAAGGGCGCTTCAGGAACGTAAAATTAAACCTGTGGGCAGCAGCAATGAGATACAAGTTGATATACGGGTTGTGGCTGCAACCAATGAAGACCTTACTGAAGCCGTAAAGCGGGGAGATTTTAGGGAAGACCTATATCATAGGCTTAATGAATTTAATATTCGTGTGCCAAGGCTTGCCGACAGAAAGCAGGATATTATGGTATTTGCCAATCATTTTCTTGCTGTTGCTAATGCTGAACTTGAAAAAGAGGTTGAAGGTTTTAGCGAAGAGGTTACAACGCTTTTCAAAAATTATGAGTGGCCGGGCAACCTGCGTGAAATGAAGAATATCATTAAGCGTTCAGTACTGCTTGCAAAAGGCGATACCATTGCCATTGATGTCCTGCCGGCCGAAATGTCAGCTCAGCAAAACCAGCCCCTATATTCTTATAGTAAAAGTAATGAAGAGCAGGCTATCAAAGATGCGCTTGAAAAAGCTGACTATAACAAATCTAAAGCCGCTAAATTGTTGGATATTGACAGGAAAACGCTTTATAACAAGCTGAAACTCTATAACATCGACCTTTAA